One segment of Thermococcus profundus DNA contains the following:
- a CDS encoding Rid family detoxifying hydrolase, which yields MEKKTVTPKGAPAPIGPYSPGILASGRFLFVSGQIPVDPETGELIEGTFEEKVRRTLENLLSVVEGAGGSAENVVKVTVYLRDIGKYGEFNRVYSEFFTESKPARAVVEVSNLPKGVDLEVECIAVL from the coding sequence ATGGAGAAGAAAACCGTAACCCCTAAAGGGGCCCCCGCCCCGATTGGACCGTACAGTCCCGGCATACTGGCCTCCGGCAGGTTCCTCTTCGTCTCTGGCCAGATACCCGTTGACCCTGAAACGGGGGAGCTCATCGAGGGGACCTTTGAGGAGAAAGTCAGGAGAACCCTTGAAAATCTCCTCTCGGTCGTTGAAGGTGCTGGAGGGAGTGCCGAGAACGTTGTCAAGGTGACGGTTTATCTCAGGGACATTGGGAAGTATGGGGAGTTCAACAGGGTCTACTCCGAGTTCTTCACTGAATCCAAGCCCGCCAGGGCCGTTGTGGAGGTCTCAAACCTTCCCAAGGGAGTCGACTTGGAGGTGGAGTGCATAGCGGTCCTCTGA
- a CDS encoding DUF2666 domain-containing protein → MPRGVEDHIMFTAKHGNWKVADKLLDMDDPLKVAHFLAQISNTVNSKIPEYLTGVMNVAGIMSLAEELAGDDLAKAVVALKSPGTARKLGGLVFEEDKKLKKLLVDAAKALLVRMTVSKFETVSYPEGSLGEVKIVFPFADDHVNFTAKHAKWIVVKRLIIDDATPMVDVARLLASINETTTLKIPAYAGIDIDGINEWFAGFKKVKKSEIPAVVEKYLHFQPSSFAPGEFEGHARIYALRKALEVLGLPLDVPAKSLEKYLEKK, encoded by the coding sequence ATGCCGAGGGGTGTGGAAGATCACATAATGTTCACGGCAAAGCACGGGAACTGGAAGGTCGCTGACAAGCTCCTTGATATGGACGATCCCCTAAAGGTGGCTCACTTCCTTGCCCAGATCTCGAACACGGTTAACTCGAAGATCCCGGAATACCTTACGGGCGTCATGAACGTGGCGGGGATAATGAGCCTCGCCGAGGAGCTCGCGGGGGACGACCTTGCGAAGGCAGTAGTTGCGCTCAAGTCCCCTGGGACAGCTAGAAAGCTTGGTGGGCTTGTGTTTGAGGAGGATAAGAAGCTCAAGAAGCTCCTGGTAGATGCTGCCAAGGCCCTTCTGGTTAGGATGACGGTGTCTAAATTCGAAACTGTCTCCTATCCCGAGGGTTCGCTGGGGGAGGTTAAGATCGTCTTTCCCTTCGCGGACGATCACGTGAACTTCACGGCCAAGCACGCGAAGTGGATAGTTGTAAAGAGACTCATAATAGACGACGCAACGCCCATGGTCGATGTGGCCAGACTGCTAGCTAGCATCAACGAAACCACGACGCTCAAGATACCCGCCTACGCTGGCATAGACATCGATGGAATAAACGAATGGTTCGCTGGTTTTAAGAAAGTGAAGAAGTCCGAGATTCCAGCGGTTGTTGAAAAGTACCTCCATTTCCAGCCGTCTTCGTTTGCCCCCGGTGAGTTCGAGGGGCACGCCAGAATCTACGCCCTCAGAAAGGCCCTTGAAGTGCTAGGCTTGCCCCTTGATGTCCCTGCGAAGAGCCTTGAGAAATACCTGGAAAAGAAATGA
- the lonB gene encoding ATP-dependent protease LonB: protein MEDEKPFTSSQNGETIDLGIDFSTTEEIKVPEKLIDQVIGQEHAVEVIKTAAGQRRHVLLIGEPGTGKSMLGQAMAELLPTENLEDILVFPNPEDENMPKIKTVPACQGKRIVEKYREKAKSQESIKSYLLLAVVFMVMMAVMIDYNTTNFLMGLFVIILTMMVLSNMRMRTSVLVPKLLIDNCGRRKAPFVDATGAHAGALLGDVRHDPFQSGGLGTPAHERVEPGMIHRANKGVLFIDEIATLSLKMQQSLLTAMQEKKFPITGQSELSSGAMVRTEPVPCDFILVAAGNLDTVDKMHPALRSRIRGYGYEVYMRTTMPDTLENRRKLVQFVAQEVKRDGKIPHFTREAVEEIVREAQRRGGRKGHLTLRLRDLGGIVRAAGDIAVKKGKKYVEREDVLEAMRMAKPLEKQLADWYIENKKEYQVIKTEGGEIGRVNGLAVIGEQSGIVLPIEAVVAPAASKEEGKIIVTGKLGEIAKEAVQNVSAIIKRYKGEDISRYDIHVQFLQTYEGVEGDSASISVATAVISALEEVPIRQDVAMTGSLSVRGEVLPIGGATPKIEAAIEAGIKTVIIPKSNEKDVFLGPDKAEKINIIPVETIDQVLEIALEDSKKKEELLRKIRESLPLRKA, encoded by the coding sequence ATGGAGGATGAGAAACCCTTCACCTCCAGCCAAAACGGCGAGACGATCGATCTGGGGATCGATTTTTCGACGACGGAGGAGATAAAGGTACCTGAGAAGCTCATAGACCAAGTCATCGGTCAGGAGCACGCGGTCGAGGTCATAAAAACCGCGGCCGGCCAGAGAAGGCACGTCCTCTTAATAGGCGAGCCCGGAACCGGAAAGTCAATGCTCGGACAGGCGATGGCTGAGCTCCTGCCGACGGAAAACCTTGAGGACATCCTGGTGTTTCCCAATCCGGAAGACGAGAACATGCCGAAAATAAAGACCGTCCCCGCGTGTCAGGGCAAGAGGATCGTCGAGAAGTACAGGGAGAAGGCCAAGAGCCAGGAGAGCATCAAATCGTACCTTCTCCTCGCAGTGGTCTTCATGGTAATGATGGCCGTCATGATAGACTACAACACCACCAACTTTCTCATGGGACTTTTCGTGATAATCCTCACCATGATGGTCCTCTCCAACATGAGGATGAGGACGAGCGTTCTAGTACCCAAACTCCTCATCGACAACTGCGGAAGGAGAAAGGCACCCTTCGTCGATGCAACGGGCGCACACGCGGGTGCCTTACTGGGCGACGTGAGGCACGACCCGTTCCAGAGCGGCGGCCTCGGAACACCGGCCCACGAGCGCGTTGAGCCCGGCATGATCCACCGCGCAAACAAGGGAGTTCTCTTCATAGATGAGATAGCAACTCTGAGTCTCAAGATGCAGCAGAGCCTCCTCACAGCTATGCAGGAGAAGAAGTTCCCGATAACCGGCCAGAGTGAGCTCTCCAGTGGAGCTATGGTGAGAACGGAACCCGTTCCCTGTGACTTCATCCTCGTCGCGGCCGGAAACCTCGACACAGTTGACAAGATGCACCCGGCTTTGCGCTCCCGTATAAGGGGCTACGGTTACGAGGTCTACATGAGGACGACGATGCCCGACACGCTGGAGAACAGAAGGAAGCTCGTCCAGTTCGTTGCCCAGGAGGTTAAGAGGGACGGCAAGATACCGCACTTCACGAGGGAAGCTGTGGAGGAGATAGTCAGAGAAGCCCAGAGGAGGGGCGGGAGGAAGGGGCACCTCACACTCCGCCTCCGTGACCTCGGAGGTATCGTCAGGGCCGCAGGAGACATAGCCGTCAAGAAGGGCAAGAAGTACGTCGAGAGGGAAGATGTACTTGAGGCCATGAGGATGGCGAAGCCGCTCGAAAAACAGCTCGCAGACTGGTACATAGAGAACAAGAAGGAGTACCAAGTCATAAAGACAGAAGGCGGGGAGATAGGCAGGGTCAACGGACTAGCTGTTATAGGGGAGCAGAGCGGCATAGTCCTCCCCATAGAGGCCGTTGTCGCTCCGGCGGCGAGCAAGGAGGAGGGCAAGATCATAGTCACCGGAAAGCTCGGGGAGATAGCGAAAGAAGCAGTCCAGAACGTCTCGGCCATAATCAAGCGCTACAAGGGTGAGGACATCAGCCGCTACGACATCCACGTCCAGTTCCTCCAGACCTATGAGGGAGTCGAGGGTGATTCGGCCAGCATAAGCGTTGCCACAGCAGTCATATCGGCTCTCGAAGAGGTACCAATAAGACAGGACGTCGCTATGACCGGTTCCTTGAGCGTCCGCGGTGAGGTTCTGCCCATAGGAGGAGCAACGCCCAAGATAGAGGCGGCTATAGAAGCGGGCATCAAAACGGTCATAATACCCAAATCAAACGAGAAGGACGTCTTCCTGGGTCCAGACAAAGCTGAGAAGATAAACATCATCCCAGTTGAGACCATTGATCAGGTACTTGAGATAGCACTGGAAGACTCAAAGAAGAAGGAGGAGCTACTCAGGAAGATAAGGGAGAGCCTGCCGCTAAGGAAGGCTTAA
- a CDS encoding Lrp/AsnC family transcriptional regulator, with translation MRGKVKIDPIDVKIIKLLSKNARMTYKELAEKLGTTRQRISRRMEKLERTGVVQKYTVVPNFDLLGYSHLILGITVRAGTPIDEIVEKLKTNEHVMIIQKALGTHNLVLHVIAPKDMKEIQDIIESISKDIPGIEHMDVTFITETCKYELF, from the coding sequence ATGAGAGGAAAGGTTAAAATTGATCCGATAGACGTCAAGATAATCAAACTCCTGTCAAAAAATGCACGGATGACCTACAAAGAGCTGGCCGAAAAGCTCGGAACCACAAGACAGAGGATATCCCGCAGGATGGAGAAGCTGGAACGCACGGGGGTCGTTCAGAAGTACACGGTGGTTCCCAACTTTGACCTCTTAGGATACTCACACCTTATCCTTGGAATAACCGTGAGGGCAGGAACTCCCATCGACGAGATCGTGGAAAAGCTGAAGACCAACGAGCACGTAATGATAATCCAAAAAGCCCTGGGAACCCACAACCTAGTATTGCATGTGATAGCCCCCAAAGACATGAAGGAGATCCAGGATATAATCGAGTCCATATCCAAGGATATCCCCGGCATAGAGCACATGGACGTGACGTTCATCACCGAAACCTGCAAGTACGAGCTCTTCTGA
- a CDS encoding DUF92 domain-containing protein translates to MQGTIPPLIGGTMMALMGFGAYKTKALDGKGSLFSVVFGLAVLYLGGLYPFLAMLAFLIMGVLATKHRFEDKVRLGFSSKNEKVRGIGNVLGNGFAVLIFLVVEMITRQDTFWAATFSAIATVNGDTLASELGKIYGKRPRLITNLRPVKPGTNGGISLEGEIFGLLGVLAIIPFALPLTAYKLPMTLAIIIGGLAGVNLDSLIGATLENRGITDNNSTNFLASLLGGLAGALIFTLIGG, encoded by the coding sequence ATGCAAGGGACGATTCCCCCACTCATCGGTGGAACCATGATGGCACTGATGGGGTTCGGGGCGTATAAAACAAAGGCCCTCGACGGAAAGGGCAGCCTCTTCTCAGTCGTTTTTGGTCTTGCCGTGCTCTATTTGGGTGGACTCTACCCGTTTCTGGCGATGTTAGCGTTCCTCATTATGGGTGTTCTCGCCACAAAGCACAGGTTCGAGGACAAAGTCCGCCTCGGCTTCTCATCGAAGAACGAAAAGGTCAGGGGCATCGGAAACGTCCTCGGAAACGGATTCGCCGTCCTGATTTTCCTCGTAGTCGAGATGATAACCCGGCAGGATACCTTCTGGGCCGCCACCTTCTCCGCGATAGCCACGGTAAACGGGGACACCCTCGCGAGCGAGCTTGGAAAGATCTACGGCAAAAGACCAAGGTTGATCACGAACCTCAGGCCCGTAAAACCCGGCACCAACGGGGGGATCTCCCTGGAGGGGGAGATCTTCGGCCTGCTCGGAGTCCTGGCTATAATCCCCTTCGCCCTTCCTCTCACCGCGTACAAGCTTCCAATGACGCTGGCAATAATCATCGGAGGCCTCGCTGGGGTTAACCTCGACAGTTTGATAGGGGCCACCCTCGAAAACAGGGGAATAACCGACAACAACTCCACGAACTTTCTCGCCTCCCTCCTGGGCGGCCTCGCTGGGGCCTTAATTTTCACCCTCATCGGCGGATGA
- a CDS encoding SPOUT family RNA methylase codes for MGSRKFLVKTQRGMEGVAANYIRESLSDAEVLASPFGYYGLVIVESGDEDAEKKILDIPEVERVLPVLAEVPADLEAIVTTAEKIAPLIGEDETFAVKTKRRGKHGFSSLDVNRALGARIQELTNADVNLSWPDKVVQVEIIGDKAYISVIPGEEFRKFTPDKVDARKLFHRLTIVQMPYWGDYKACRTFGEKIGRAAQAFEVKELIIAPKEKMDAFELAEFIKGVRVGQESRYRIQKDAYPWKVEKVPVSVWDLYQVIRDKRRGKRLLIITDPKGPTLAQVKEELARDMYKAKEVVVFVGSREGIPRGLFRFADYVVDLAPYMTFATEHGIPAALVSLWEVYEEYLKNKD; via the coding sequence ATGGGGTCGAGGAAGTTTCTTGTGAAGACACAGAGGGGCATGGAGGGCGTCGCTGCCAACTACATAAGGGAATCCCTCTCCGATGCCGAGGTGTTGGCGTCTCCCTTTGGATACTACGGCCTTGTGATAGTTGAGAGTGGAGATGAAGACGCTGAAAAGAAGATCCTTGATATTCCAGAGGTGGAGCGCGTTCTGCCAGTTCTCGCGGAGGTTCCCGCGGATCTTGAAGCTATAGTAACCACCGCCGAGAAGATAGCTCCCCTGATCGGTGAAGACGAGACTTTCGCGGTTAAGACCAAGAGGCGCGGCAAACACGGCTTTTCGAGCCTTGACGTCAACAGGGCTCTCGGTGCGCGGATTCAGGAGCTAACGAATGCTGACGTGAATCTGAGCTGGCCCGACAAGGTTGTTCAGGTCGAGATCATCGGGGACAAGGCCTACATTTCGGTAATCCCCGGTGAGGAGTTCAGGAAGTTCACGCCCGACAAGGTAGATGCTAGAAAGCTCTTCCACAGGCTCACCATTGTTCAGATGCCCTATTGGGGTGACTACAAGGCCTGCCGCACGTTCGGTGAAAAGATCGGCCGGGCCGCCCAGGCCTTTGAGGTCAAAGAACTCATCATAGCCCCCAAGGAGAAGATGGACGCCTTTGAGCTCGCCGAATTCATAAAGGGCGTTAGGGTTGGGCAGGAGAGCAGGTACAGAATACAGAAGGACGCGTATCCCTGGAAGGTCGAGAAGGTCCCGGTGAGCGTCTGGGACCTGTACCAGGTGATTAGGGATAAGCGCAGGGGTAAAAGACTGCTCATAATCACTGATCCCAAGGGGCCAACCCTCGCTCAGGTGAAGGAGGAACTGGCGAGGGACATGTACAAGGCCAAAGAGGTCGTTGTCTTCGTGGGTTCAAGAGAAGGAATTCCCAGGGGTCTCTTCCGCTTTGCAGACTACGTTGTAGATCTCGCCCCCTACATGACTTTCGCAACGGAGCACGGCATTCCGGCCGCTCTGGTCTCGCTGTGGGAGGTTTATGAGGAATACCTGAAGAATAAGGATTGA
- a CDS encoding C/D box methylation guide ribonucleoprotein complex aNOP56 subunit (functions along with aFIB and aL7a; guides 2'-O-methylation of ribose to specific sites in RNAs), which translates to MKAYIAENVRGVYAFDGDGNLIASRPFTGKPEVSLDRLLKGEPTDELLELIEELNEKGYTEFVVEDTELARGLKELGYSTTAEFPSVAGERLRSNPEEFLGEKWFDEYFSVGVSLTRLRIQEQSGARDKMIIQAIEALDDIDKVTNLLVSRLREWYGLHFPELDEILPKHEQYVVFVASIGAKENATEEKLKSLGLPDAKVEKILNAAEKSMGAPLGKFDEDIIRKLAREINDLYKLRKQIEDYLETAMDEVAPNLKALVGAKLAARLMSLAGGLRELAIMPASTIQVLGAEKALFRHLRSGAKPPKHGVIFQYPAINRSPWWQRGKIARALAGKLAIAARVDYFSGEYIAEELKQELEARIQEIKQKYPNPPKRKAKPEKKKKEKKRFKEKKGKGKSEKGRKFEKKEKSRGKKDKGGKKKKKGKKSKR; encoded by the coding sequence ATGAAAGCTTACATAGCGGAGAACGTCAGGGGCGTCTACGCCTTTGACGGGGACGGCAACCTCATCGCGAGCAGGCCCTTCACCGGGAAGCCGGAGGTTAGCCTTGACAGACTTCTGAAGGGCGAGCCGACCGATGAGCTTCTCGAGCTGATTGAGGAGCTGAACGAGAAGGGCTACACCGAGTTCGTGGTTGAGGACACGGAACTCGCGAGGGGCCTCAAGGAGCTCGGATATAGCACGACTGCCGAGTTCCCGAGCGTGGCCGGGGAGAGGCTCCGCTCGAACCCGGAGGAGTTTTTGGGAGAGAAGTGGTTCGACGAGTACTTCAGCGTTGGTGTTTCTCTTACGAGGCTCCGCATACAGGAGCAGAGCGGCGCTCGCGATAAGATGATAATCCAGGCCATAGAGGCGCTGGATGATATAGACAAGGTTACCAACCTCCTAGTTTCAAGGTTGAGGGAGTGGTACGGCCTCCACTTCCCGGAGCTTGACGAGATACTCCCGAAGCACGAGCAGTACGTTGTCTTCGTTGCCAGCATCGGCGCGAAGGAGAACGCCACCGAGGAGAAGCTCAAGTCCCTCGGTCTGCCGGATGCCAAGGTCGAGAAGATACTCAACGCGGCCGAAAAGTCGATGGGTGCCCCCCTAGGAAAATTCGACGAGGACATCATCAGGAAGCTTGCGAGAGAGATAAACGACCTCTACAAGCTCAGGAAGCAGATAGAGGACTACCTCGAGACGGCGATGGACGAAGTGGCGCCGAACCTCAAGGCCCTCGTTGGTGCTAAGCTGGCCGCGAGACTCATGAGCCTTGCAGGTGGGTTAAGGGAGCTGGCCATAATGCCCGCCTCGACCATACAGGTCCTCGGAGCGGAGAAGGCCCTCTTCAGGCACCTCAGGAGCGGGGCAAAGCCGCCCAAGCACGGCGTCATCTTCCAGTATCCGGCAATAAACCGCTCGCCCTGGTGGCAGAGGGGTAAGATAGCGAGGGCTTTAGCTGGAAAGCTGGCCATCGCCGCGAGAGTGGACTACTTCTCCGGAGAATACATAGCTGAAGAGCTGAAGCAGGAACTCGAGGCCAGGATTCAGGAGATAAAGCAGAAGTATCCGAACCCGCCCAAGAGAAAGGCCAAACCTGAGAAGAAAAAGAAGGAAAAGAAGAGGTTCAAGGAGAAGAAGGGCAAGGGCAAATCAGAGAAGGGCAGGAAGTTCGAGAAGAAGGAGAAGTCCAGGGGCAAGAAGGACAAGGGCGGCAAGAAAAAGAAGAAGGGGAAGAAGTCCAAGAGGTGA
- a CDS encoding fibrillarin-like rRNA/tRNA 2'-O-methyltransferase: protein MRVKAHKFPGVYVFIDEDGSEKIATKNLVPGQKVYGERLIKAEGEEYRIWNPSRSKLGAAILNGLKNFPIKPGSTVLYLGIASGTTASHVSDIVDWEGKVFGVEFSPRVLRELVPLVEERRNIVPILGDATKPEGYRALVPKVDVIFEDVAQPTQAKILIDNAKVYLKSGGYGMISVKSRSIDVTKEPEQVFKEVEKELSTYFEVVERLSLEPYEKDHALFVVRKP from the coding sequence ATGAGGGTTAAAGCTCACAAGTTCCCGGGTGTTTACGTCTTCATCGATGAGGACGGGAGCGAGAAGATCGCAACTAAAAACCTCGTTCCGGGCCAGAAGGTCTACGGCGAGAGGCTGATAAAGGCCGAGGGCGAGGAGTACAGGATTTGGAACCCGAGCAGGTCGAAGCTCGGCGCCGCCATCCTCAACGGCCTCAAGAACTTTCCGATAAAGCCCGGATCAACAGTTCTCTACCTTGGTATTGCAAGCGGAACGACCGCTTCCCACGTCAGTGACATAGTCGACTGGGAAGGCAAGGTCTTCGGCGTCGAGTTCTCGCCGAGGGTCCTGAGGGAGCTCGTTCCCCTCGTCGAGGAGAGGAGGAACATCGTGCCGATACTGGGCGATGCCACGAAGCCCGAAGGCTACCGCGCGCTCGTTCCGAAGGTGGACGTCATCTTCGAGGACGTCGCCCAGCCAACGCAGGCGAAGATACTCATAGACAACGCGAAGGTCTACCTCAAGAGCGGCGGCTATGGTATGATCTCCGTCAAGAGCAGGAGCATAGACGTCACCAAGGAGCCGGAGCAGGTCTTCAAGGAGGTCGAGAAGGAGCTTTCTACCTACTTCGAGGTCGTGGAGAGGCTTTCGCTTGAGCCCTACGAGAAGGACCACGCGCTCTTCGTCGTCAGGAAGCCTTGA
- a CDS encoding hydroxymethylglutaryl-CoA synthase: MGKLLKPKRDVGIIGYGAYVPMYRIKAEEIGRIWGVSSFPIQEKSVPGLDEDTITIGIEAARNALKRAGIDPKLIRAIWLGTESKPYAVKPSGTVIAEAIGATPDLDAADFEFACKAGTEAIQAAIGFVGSGMADYAMAIGADTSQGRPGDHLEFTTGAGGAAYILAPKSSETLAYFEASYSYVTDTPDFWRRQHEHYPRHGNRFTGEPAYFHQIISAAKTLMEEMGYTPNDFDYAVFHQPNVKFPLTAAKILGIPKEKVLPGLLSNIIGNTYSGSTLVGTSAVLDVAKPGDRILWVSFGSGAGSDAFSLVVQDAIEEKRDLAPKTMDYVNRKKYIDYAFYAKHRGKYII, encoded by the coding sequence ATGGGAAAACTCCTGAAGCCCAAGAGGGATGTCGGCATTATCGGCTACGGTGCCTACGTGCCGATGTATAGAATCAAGGCCGAGGAAATAGGAAGGATCTGGGGGGTTAGCAGCTTCCCAATCCAGGAGAAGTCCGTCCCAGGTCTCGACGAGGACACGATAACCATTGGTATTGAAGCGGCAAGAAACGCCCTCAAGAGGGCCGGAATCGACCCCAAGCTGATCAGGGCCATCTGGCTCGGAACCGAGAGCAAGCCCTACGCGGTTAAGCCGAGCGGAACCGTTATAGCCGAAGCCATCGGAGCAACTCCCGACTTAGACGCGGCCGACTTTGAGTTCGCCTGCAAGGCCGGAACCGAGGCCATACAAGCTGCCATCGGCTTCGTCGGTTCTGGAATGGCCGACTATGCCATGGCCATAGGTGCCGACACCTCACAGGGGAGACCCGGCGACCACCTCGAGTTCACCACGGGAGCCGGCGGCGCCGCCTACATCCTTGCCCCGAAGAGCTCTGAAACGCTGGCCTACTTCGAGGCGAGCTATTCCTACGTCACCGACACCCCTGACTTCTGGAGGAGGCAGCACGAGCACTACCCGAGGCACGGTAACAGGTTCACCGGCGAGCCCGCCTACTTCCACCAGATAATAAGCGCCGCCAAGACCCTTATGGAGGAGATGGGCTACACCCCGAACGACTTTGACTACGCCGTCTTCCACCAGCCGAACGTTAAGTTCCCGCTCACAGCCGCTAAAATCCTCGGAATCCCCAAGGAGAAGGTCCTTCCGGGCCTGCTGAGCAACATCATAGGCAACACCTACAGCGGTTCGACGCTAGTGGGAACGTCGGCGGTTCTCGACGTGGCCAAGCCCGGTGACAGGATTCTCTGGGTGAGCTTCGGAAGCGGTGCGGGAAGCGACGCCTTCAGCCTCGTCGTCCAGGACGCGATAGAGGAGAAGAGGGACCTGGCTCCAAAGACGATGGACTATGTGAACAGGAAGAAGTACATCGACTACGCCTTCTACGCGAAGCACAGGGGTAAGTACATAATATGA
- a CDS encoding thiolase domain-containing protein — protein MEKPVIIGVGMVPVGEHWRISLRDMATEALLNAMDDAGIDKVDSLYVGNMASGSFIEQENLGALIADWAGLGNIPAVKIEAACGSGGAAVQEGAKAVMSGLEDVVAVVGVEKMTDAWPTDATRYLGYAADAEYELFHGASFVALNALVMRLYMKTYGYTEEDLAHFSVNAHRNGARNPYAMFKREITVDTVLKSPYVADPIKLFDAAPMCDGAAAVIITSKEKAKELGVPKDKMVELAGFWRAIDTVNLANREDFLTLKAAKVAAEKAYKMAGVTPKDIDFFEVHDAFTVMAALSLEALGVAEKGKGAILAKEGQIAIDGDYPIQTMGGLKSRGHPVGATGVYQTVEAALQLRGEAPEGIQVPDAEVGLTQNIGGTGSNITVNILRRV, from the coding sequence ATGGAGAAGCCCGTCATAATTGGAGTTGGTATGGTTCCCGTTGGCGAGCACTGGAGGATTTCACTCAGGGACATGGCCACTGAGGCCCTTCTCAACGCTATGGATGACGCTGGAATTGACAAGGTCGATTCCCTCTACGTTGGAAACATGGCCTCTGGCTCGTTCATCGAGCAGGAGAACCTCGGCGCGCTCATAGCCGACTGGGCTGGCCTCGGAAACATCCCCGCCGTCAAGATCGAGGCCGCGTGCGGAAGCGGCGGTGCGGCAGTCCAGGAGGGAGCCAAGGCCGTGATGTCGGGCCTTGAGGACGTGGTTGCGGTTGTCGGCGTTGAGAAAATGACCGACGCCTGGCCGACCGACGCCACCCGCTACCTCGGCTACGCAGCAGATGCGGAGTACGAGCTCTTCCACGGGGCGAGCTTCGTCGCCCTGAACGCCCTCGTCATGAGGCTCTACATGAAGACCTATGGCTACACCGAGGAGGATTTGGCCCACTTCTCGGTCAACGCCCACAGAAACGGCGCCAGGAATCCCTACGCAATGTTCAAGAGGGAGATAACGGTTGACACCGTCCTTAAGAGCCCGTACGTTGCAGACCCGATAAAGCTCTTCGATGCCGCGCCCATGTGCGACGGAGCGGCAGCAGTAATAATCACCTCGAAGGAGAAGGCGAAGGAACTCGGCGTTCCAAAGGACAAGATGGTCGAGCTTGCCGGCTTCTGGAGGGCGATTGACACTGTTAACCTCGCCAACAGGGAGGACTTCCTGACGCTCAAAGCCGCCAAGGTCGCGGCAGAGAAGGCCTACAAGATGGCGGGAGTAACTCCAAAGGACATAGACTTCTTTGAGGTTCACGACGCTTTCACGGTTATGGCCGCGCTCAGCCTTGAAGCTCTTGGCGTTGCGGAGAAGGGTAAGGGTGCCATTCTAGCAAAGGAAGGCCAGATAGCGATAGATGGCGACTATCCGATACAAACGATGGGCGGCCTGAAGAGCCGCGGACACCCGGTCGGAGCTACCGGTGTCTACCAGACGGTTGAGGCAGCTCTTCAGCTCCGCGGAGAGGCTCCCGAGGGGATACAGGTTCCCGATGCCGAGGTTGGCCTGACCCAGAACATAGGTGGAACCGGTTCAAACATCACCGTCAACATCCTGAGGAGGGTCTGA
- a CDS encoding Zn-ribbon domain-containing OB-fold protein, which produces MGRPMQVARHWRHFREKYALIGGKCENGHVFFPKRPVCPVCGSRNVEEYQFSGKGKVVSWTIVRNPPSGFEYYKPYPLALVELEEGPVVLAQLTDVDPEEIHEGMEVEMVTRKVREFGEDGIILYSYKFRPVLK; this is translated from the coding sequence ATGGGGAGGCCGATGCAGGTTGCTAGGCACTGGAGACACTTCCGTGAGAAGTACGCCCTCATAGGGGGCAAGTGCGAGAACGGTCATGTCTTCTTCCCGAAGAGGCCCGTCTGCCCTGTTTGTGGCTCAAGGAACGTTGAGGAGTACCAGTTCAGCGGGAAGGGAAAGGTCGTCAGCTGGACCATCGTTAGGAACCCGCCCAGTGGCTTCGAGTACTACAAGCCCTATCCCCTAGCCCTCGTCGAGCTTGAGGAAGGACCAGTTGTTCTGGCCCAGCTGACAGACGTTGACCCGGAGGAGATCCACGAAGGCATGGAAGTGGAGATGGTCACCAGGAAGGTCAGGGAGTTCGGCGAGGACGGAATAATCCTCTACTCCTACAAGTTCCGGCCGGTGCTTAAGTGA
- a CDS encoding GNAT family N-acetyltransferase: MTEVKVERLKEFNQEILEQLVGIYMRGYEGMREYGGEGESYAKRYLRWCWGKAKDGFFVAKVGGEIAGFIVCDKDWYSKYEGRTVGAVHEFVIDKKFQGHGIGHKLMETCLEYLSRFNDRIELWVGEKNEGAIRFYESYGFRRVGQSGIWVRMIKDVGKSDKGP; this comes from the coding sequence ATGACGGAGGTAAAGGTGGAGCGGCTCAAGGAGTTCAACCAGGAGATCCTAGAACAGCTCGTTGGAATCTACATGCGCGGCTACGAGGGAATGCGCGAGTACGGCGGCGAGGGGGAGAGCTACGCTAAGAGGTACCTCCGCTGGTGCTGGGGGAAGGCAAAGGACGGCTTCTTCGTTGCCAAGGTTGGCGGTGAGATAGCGGGTTTTATAGTCTGCGACAAGGACTGGTACAGCAAGTACGAGGGCAGGACAGTTGGGGCTGTTCACGAGTTCGTGATTGACAAGAAGTTTCAAGGGCATGGAATAGGCCACAAACTGATGGAAACGTGCCTGGAGTACCTGAGCCGCTTCAATGACAGGATAGAGCTCTGGGTCGGCGAGAAGAATGAGGGGGCAATCAGGTTCTATGAAAGCTACGGCTTCAGGCGCGTTGGTCAGAGCGGGATATGGGTTCGCATGATAAAGGACGTTGGAAAGAGTGATAAAGGCCCATGA